TATACTTTTAAAAGCATATATGTTAAATCACTCCAATGTATCATTTTGCAACACTCCATTGCCGATTCAGCTTTCTAACTTACCCTTTATTTAATAAAAATTGTTATTTAATCGTATAATATTTTGGAGTCCAATCTCCAAAATATTTAGTAGCACCTATTTTAGCAGCATTAGAACTGCTTAATACAAATCTTTTTCTTAAGGACGTACTTATACCTACTTCAGCATTATTATAGGTTGTCTTATATTCTGCAAAATGTGCATTTTCAGCTGCATTGGTGCTCATAGAAGCCCAACCATCAGGGTTTATTATTGTGCTATTTTGAAGTTTAGTATTTAAGAAGGTAACTCTTGCGCCTGTACCCCAAGGCCTCCCAAAGTAACCAGCTGTCTGCTTATTACTACTATTAGCCGTTATTGTACAATTTCTAAATAGGTATCCATAGGTTGCTGTATCTCTTGCTGCTGTTATATATCCCCCTACAGCCTGATCACTATAACCACAGAAATTTAATGTATTATTATCAAATACTGCATTTCCATCACCAAAAATATAATCAGTATTTCCTTCCATGGTACAGTTTTTAAAATAACTATTATTAGAACCATTAGAACCAGTATACAGTGTATCCTGACTTCCAATAAATTTGCATTTATAAAATTCCGCATTATCCGCCTCAATAATCATAGCTGCCGCTCTCTCAGTTTCCACTTTTGAGGTAACATTTGTAGATAAAGTTCTCTGTGTAAGAGTTTTAGATATGCTTTGAGGAAAATTTCTCGAAGGAGTAACACCATCTTCTACCTCTTCTTTAGTAACATATTTATTAAAAGAATTTTCAAATACTATGTTCTCTGCTTTAAATTCTTTTGCATTACTTGTAAGATAAACTGAACCTCCCCATTTACCACTACTGACATTGTTTTTTGTATTTTTAGCAGTGGCACTGCTTTGGTTATAGAAACCATCTGATCCAACACTATAATAATCATACCCAAAGCCATAGTACCAAGTAATTTTAACCTGTTTACTTGGATTAGAATTAAGAAGGGTAATGTATGGTGTAACTATTTTAAGCTGTGCTCTATATACTCCTGGAGCAATATGAATTGTGACTCTCTGCGATTCACTTTTGGGGTTAATCTTAGTTGCAGCATCAACAGCCGCTTTAACTGTGCTATAGTTTTTTTGCTTTGAACTGTCGCCGACATATAAGTCAGTTGTTGTAGCAGCTGATGCAATTTTACCAA
The Clostridium felsineum DSM 794 DNA segment above includes these coding regions:
- a CDS encoding pectinesterase family protein; this translates as MIKISKKTIGKLLVLTMALTAGLGSTTIGKIASAATTTDLYVGDSSKQKNYSTVKAAVDAATKINPKSESQRVTIHIAPGVYRAQLKIVTPYITLLNSNPSKQVKITWYYGFGYDYYSVGSDGFYNQSSATAKNTKNNVSSGKWGGSVYLTSNAKEFKAENIVFENSFNKYVTKEEVEDGVTPSRNFPQSISKTLTQRTLSTNVTSKVETERAAAMIIEADNAEFYKCKFIGSQDTLYTGSNGSNNSYFKNCTMEGNTDYIFGDGNAVFDNNTLNFCGYSDQAVGGYITAARDTATYGYLFRNCTITANSSNKQTAGYFGRPWGTGARVTFLNTKLQNSTIINPDGWASMSTNAAENAHFAEYKTTYNNAEVGISTSLRKRFVLSSSNAAKIGATKYFGDWTPKYYTIK